Proteins from a genomic interval of Candidatus Borkfalkia ceftriaxoniphila:
- a CDS encoding aldo/keto reductase: MAYLGEDIKKLGFGMMRLPQKDGAIDIGQTKEMVDLFLGAGFTYFDTAWAYAGSEDAVRQALVERYPRERFQLATKNAAWINCKTREEAISQFDTSLKQTGAGYFDFYLLHNLGESRTRCFDEFDLWTWILQKKEEGAIRHAGFSFHSTPQELDEILTAHPEMEFVQLQINYADWENPAVQSRACYEVARKHGKPVVIMEPVKGGMLASPPTEVEKILKNAEPNSSNASWAIRFAASLDGVVTVLSGMSDLAQMRDNLSYMTNFTSLSDKQKATLAAAQQELNKMPLIPCTNCNYCAKVCPKNIGISGTFTAMNYLTMYRDRALAASQENWLVEGHGKSRAADCIRCGKCEVACPQHISIRRELEKAAAALY, translated from the coding sequence ATGGCTTATCTGGGAGAAGATATCAAAAAATTAGGCTTCGGAATGATGCGCCTGCCGCAGAAAGACGGGGCGATCGATATCGGGCAGACCAAAGAAATGGTCGATCTGTTTCTCGGCGCGGGATTTACATATTTCGATACCGCCTGGGCATATGCGGGCAGCGAAGATGCCGTCCGTCAGGCACTGGTCGAGAGATATCCGCGCGAACGGTTTCAACTGGCGACCAAAAACGCGGCTTGGATCAACTGCAAGACGCGCGAAGAAGCAATTTCGCAGTTCGATACTTCCTTAAAGCAGACGGGCGCGGGCTATTTCGATTTTTACCTTTTGCATAATCTCGGGGAAAGCAGAACGCGCTGTTTCGACGAATTCGACCTTTGGACGTGGATACTGCAAAAAAAGGAAGAAGGGGCGATACGCCACGCGGGATTTTCTTTCCATTCCACGCCGCAGGAATTGGACGAGATCTTAACGGCGCATCCTGAAATGGAATTCGTGCAGTTGCAGATCAACTATGCCGATTGGGAAAACCCCGCCGTACAGTCGCGCGCGTGCTACGAAGTCGCCCGAAAACACGGTAAACCCGTCGTTATTATGGAACCGGTCAAGGGAGGAATGCTCGCGTCGCCGCCCACGGAAGTGGAAAAGATTTTAAAAAACGCCGAGCCGAATTCTTCCAACGCTTCATGGGCGATCCGCTTTGCGGCGAGTCTCGACGGAGTCGTCACCGTTCTTTCGGGCATGAGCGATCTTGCGCAGATGCGCGACAATCTTTCCTATATGACGAATTTTACTTCGCTGAGCGATAAACAGAAAGCGACGCTTGCCGCCGCACAGCAAGAACTGAATAAAATGCCGCTCATTCCCTGTACGAACTGCAACTACTGCGCGAAAGTCTGCCCGAAAAACATCGGAATATCAGGCACTTTCACGGCGATGAATTATCTGACGATGTATCGAGACAGAGCACTCGCCGCGTCGCAGGAAAACTGGCTCGTGGAAGGTCACGGCAAGTCGCGGGCGGCTGATTGTATCCGTTGCGGCAAGTGCGAGGTTGCCTGTCCGCAGCACATATCCATCCGTCGCGAACTGGAAAAAGCGGCTGCTGCATTATATTGA
- a CDS encoding ECF transporter S component, with amino-acid sequence MIESILVKKNVSLKAKITIKSLISAGVVAFAVLLPQLVHIWAGSAGGVQWLPMYLPVLLGACLLGVWWGLGVGIVSPVVSFLITFAMGNPMPAAARLPFMIAELAMIAAIAGLFSRKISQNGWMAFPAVLLAFVGGRIFFLLLAAIFQNIAPFTAAAVWSQITTGLLGLVVQAVLVPFLILGIRYLADRDKNHD; translated from the coding sequence ATGATCGAATCGATTTTAGTAAAGAAAAATGTTTCGTTAAAGGCAAAAATTACGATCAAAAGCCTGATATCTGCGGGCGTCGTTGCGTTTGCCGTTCTTTTGCCGCAACTGGTGCACATATGGGCAGGCTCTGCGGGCGGAGTACAGTGGCTGCCCATGTATCTTCCCGTCCTGCTCGGCGCCTGTCTTTTAGGCGTTTGGTGGGGGCTCGGCGTGGGGATCGTTTCGCCTGTCGTCAGTTTTTTAATTACTTTCGCCATGGGCAACCCCATGCCTGCGGCTGCGCGTTTGCCTTTCATGATCGCGGAACTTGCGATGATCGCAGCAATCGCCGGTTTATTTTCCCGAAAAATAAGTCAAAACGGATGGATGGCATTTCCCGCCGTGCTTCTCGCCTTTGTCGGAGGGAGAATATTTTTTCTCCTGCTCGCCGCGATCTTCCAAAATATCGCGCCCTTTACGGCGGCAGCCGTATGGTCGCAGATCACGACGGGGCTTCTCGGACTCGTTGTGCAGGCGGTTTTGGTGCCGTTTTTGATCTTG